Proteins from one Nitrobacteraceae bacterium AZCC 2146 genomic window:
- a CDS encoding hypothetical protein (product_source=Hypo-rule applied; superfamily=103025), translating to MSLQVAILKVLESYPDGRATVAAMKADLAILAGAGPAWNERLKRLAASVPDLDIFSRRFVLRDNVGWQLTAAGREALHAMELPRPAAAAPPATAPPPRLEIVASAPLHEQAFLAVKVIGVTERRRRRAV from the coding sequence GTGTCGTTGCAAGTTGCGATTTTAAAAGTTCTGGAAAGCTATCCGGACGGCCGTGCAACGGTCGCCGCGATGAAGGCCGATCTTGCAATCCTTGCCGGCGCAGGCCCTGCCTGGAATGAACGCTTGAAGCGCCTGGCCGCCAGCGTCCCTGATCTGGATATTTTCAGCCGGCGCTTTGTATTGCGCGACAACGTCGGGTGGCAGCTCACAGCCGCTGGCCGGGAGGCACTGCACGCGATGGAGCTACCACGACCGGCGGCCGCCGCGCCGCCCGCCACAGCGCCACCTCCAAGGCTGGAGATTGTTGCGAGCGCCCCACTACACGAGCAAGCTTTCCTAGCCGTCAAGGTCATCGGCGTCACCGAACGGCGGCGCCGGCGAGCGGTGTGA
- a CDS encoding NADPH2:quinone reductase (product_source=KO:K00344; cath_funfam=3.40.50.720,3.90.180.10; cog=COG0604; ko=KO:K00344; pfam=PF00107,PF08240; smart=SM00829; superfamily=51735; tigrfam=TIGR02824), whose product MTDEDSSRQSTDVSLMSQQAAIPKSMRAIAIEGGVGPARSLKLSSIETPTPKSSEVLIRVAAAGVNYPDIIQREGRYPLPPGTPETLGLEISGTVASVGADVQRFRVGDQVCALLLGGGYAEYAAVDARHVLPVPAGVDVLEAAAVPETFFTVYANVFERGALKSGETLLVHGGTSGIGTTAISMAKAAGARVFATSRSAEKARQAKMLGADVSIDSSRQDFVEVVQGEGGVDVILDMVGGEFVRKNLDVLKPDGRLSQIAFLSGSEVTLNLQQILFKRLTFTGSLLRARSADDKARLAGEIEERVWPWFASGSVGVRLDRVFPLADAAAAHAYIESGGHLGKVVLQVEET is encoded by the coding sequence ATGACCGATGAAGATTCTTCTCGACAATCCACGGATGTTTCCTTGATGTCTCAACAGGCTGCCATACCGAAGAGCATGCGCGCGATCGCGATTGAGGGCGGCGTCGGTCCGGCTCGGTCGCTGAAATTGTCTTCCATAGAGACGCCAACGCCTAAATCAAGCGAGGTTCTGATCCGAGTCGCCGCCGCGGGCGTGAACTATCCGGACATCATACAGCGGGAGGGGCGCTATCCATTGCCGCCTGGGACACCTGAGACGCTGGGTCTAGAGATTTCGGGGACCGTCGCGAGTGTCGGGGCAGACGTGCAGCGCTTTCGAGTCGGCGACCAGGTGTGCGCGCTGCTGCTTGGCGGTGGGTATGCGGAATACGCGGCCGTAGATGCTCGTCATGTCCTGCCGGTCCCGGCCGGCGTCGACGTTCTAGAGGCTGCGGCAGTTCCGGAGACGTTCTTCACTGTCTACGCCAACGTTTTCGAGCGTGGAGCGTTGAAGTCCGGCGAGACGTTGTTGGTGCACGGCGGCACTAGCGGCATCGGCACAACGGCTATCTCAATGGCGAAGGCGGCGGGGGCACGGGTATTTGCCACCAGTCGCAGCGCGGAAAAAGCGCGTCAAGCGAAGATGCTCGGAGCCGACGTGTCGATCGACTCGAGCCGGCAGGACTTCGTCGAGGTCGTTCAGGGCGAGGGTGGCGTTGACGTGATATTGGACATGGTCGGTGGAGAGTTCGTTCGAAAGAATCTCGATGTCCTCAAACCCGATGGTCGGCTGTCTCAGATAGCCTTTCTATCAGGATCCGAAGTTACGCTGAACCTACAGCAGATATTGTTTAAGCGGCTCACTTTCACCGGCTCATTGCTTCGTGCGCGTTCCGCTGACGATAAGGCTCGTCTTGCCGGCGAAATCGAGGAGCGCGTTTGGCCATGGTTCGCTTCGGGGAGCGTAGGCGTCCGGCTCGACAGGGTCTTTCCGCTCGCGGACGCGGCCGCCGCTCACGCGTATATCGAATCCGGCGGTCACCTGGGCAAGGTGGTTCTGCAGGTCGAAGAGACCTAG
- a CDS encoding uncharacterized protein (DUF427 family) (product_source=COG2343; cog=COG2343; pfam=PF04248): MADKPMKIPGPDHPISIDANTSRVVVTVGGKVIADTRDALTLREASYSAVQYIPRRDVDMAALTRSEHTTYCPYKGDASYYSIPAGGDRSLNAVWTYETPFESMTQIKDYVAFYPDRVDEIS; this comes from the coding sequence ATGGCTGACAAGCCGATGAAGATTCCGGGGCCCGACCACCCCATTTCGATCGATGCGAACACATCTCGCGTCGTGGTCACAGTCGGCGGAAAGGTTATCGCCGACACACGGGATGCTTTGACCCTTCGCGAGGCCTCCTATTCGGCCGTTCAGTATATTCCCCGTCGGGATGTCGATATGGCCGCGCTCACGCGTAGCGAACACACGACGTATTGCCCCTACAAGGGCGACGCTTCGTACTACAGCATTCCGGCTGGCGGTGATCGTTCTCTCAATGCGGTGTGGACCTACGAGACCCCATTTGAATCGATGACGCAGATCAAGGATTACGTCGCCTTCTACCCGGACCGTGTCGACGAGATCAGCTAA
- a CDS encoding putative SnoaL-like aldol condensation-catalyzing enzyme (product_source=COG4922; cog=COG4922; pfam=PF12680; superfamily=54427) has translation MTQAIEEKNKAFVLEAFETLFNKRDYAAAERFWSPNYIQHSAHIRPGREGLFALVKGTPDSLHYENGLTVANGDYVLLHGRFTGMGLPANWIVVDIVRLENGQLAEHWDVIQDEATREASVSGLPMFGTTFPPG, from the coding sequence ATGACGCAGGCAATCGAAGAAAAGAATAAGGCTTTCGTGTTGGAGGCCTTCGAAACGCTTTTCAACAAGAGGGACTACGCCGCCGCGGAGCGTTTCTGGTCTCCGAATTACATTCAGCATAGCGCGCACATTCGGCCGGGGCGCGAGGGCCTCTTCGCGTTGGTCAAGGGCACACCCGACAGCCTCCACTACGAGAACGGTCTTACCGTCGCCAACGGGGACTACGTGCTGCTCCACGGCCGGTTCACGGGCATGGGCCTGCCGGCAAACTGGATCGTGGTGGATATCGTGCGCCTCGAGAACGGTCAACTTGCCGAGCACTGGGACGTCATCCAGGACGAAGCGACAAGGGAAGCATCAGTTAGCGGCCTGCCCATGTTCGGGACGACATTTCCCCCGGGATGA
- a CDS encoding metal-sulfur cluster biosynthetic enzyme (product_source=COG2151; cath_funfam=3.30.300.130; cog=COG2151; pfam=PF01883; superfamily=117916) — MTAAFTQEDVISRLHEVIDPCSAATNVPLSIVEMGMVENVEFASGNVVVALRMTSPLCHALPYFEMEIERVLAGLPGLVDVKCTFDHGGNWQPDNMTVGAQRKLADRREFVRSRAGV; from the coding sequence ATGACGGCAGCTTTTACGCAAGAAGATGTGATTTCACGTCTGCATGAAGTCATTGACCCATGCAGCGCTGCCACCAACGTCCCCCTGTCAATTGTCGAGATGGGAATGGTCGAGAACGTGGAGTTCGCATCGGGGAATGTGGTGGTCGCCCTTCGCATGACATCACCGCTGTGTCACGCACTGCCGTATTTCGAGATGGAAATCGAGCGTGTGCTCGCCGGCCTCCCTGGTCTCGTTGACGTCAAATGTACGTTTGACCATGGCGGGAACTGGCAACCCGATAATATGACTGTCGGCGCTCAGCGGAAGCTTGCCGACCGACGCGAGTTCGTCCGGAGCCGGGCAGGGGTGTGA
- a CDS encoding pimeloyl-ACP methyl ester carboxylesterase (product_source=COG0596; cath_funfam=3.40.50.1820; cog=COG0596; pfam=PF00561; superfamily=53474): MTYRHVTAPTQFVEANGIRFAYRRFGQEGGTPLLFMQHFRGGMDHWDPAVTDAFAESRPVILFNNAGVASSSGETPDTIDAMAEHAADFVGALGLSQIDLLGFSIGGYVAQTLAVSHPELIRRLILVGTGPRAGEPPQDPRYAEFGALTDPKTGQSPLETFLYLFFRPSEKSQSAGKVFWARRHARKEDVDLSTSAQTMAAQRAAITEWRHTHGERFAELKAITQPTLVVNGNDDIMVPTINSFTLSQRIPNAQLIVYPDSGHGSLFQFPELFVAHGRIFLDGPVAVTGL; encoded by the coding sequence ATGACATACCGACACGTCACGGCCCCCACGCAGTTCGTTGAAGCCAATGGGATTCGCTTCGCTTACCGCCGGTTCGGACAGGAAGGCGGTACGCCGCTTCTTTTCATGCAGCATTTTCGGGGCGGAATGGATCATTGGGATCCCGCGGTCACCGACGCTTTTGCGGAAAGCCGGCCGGTCATTCTATTCAACAATGCAGGAGTCGCTTCGTCGAGCGGCGAGACGCCAGATACGATCGATGCGATGGCGGAGCACGCCGCCGATTTCGTCGGAGCGCTCGGACTTTCGCAGATCGATCTGCTCGGCTTCTCGATCGGGGGATATGTCGCGCAGACGCTCGCGGTAAGCCATCCCGAACTGATCCGCCGTCTCATTCTGGTCGGCACCGGACCACGAGCGGGTGAACCACCGCAGGATCCACGATACGCGGAGTTCGGCGCTTTGACCGATCCAAAGACCGGCCAAAGCCCACTCGAGACATTTCTTTATCTGTTCTTTCGCCCGTCGGAAAAGAGTCAATCGGCCGGAAAGGTATTCTGGGCGCGACGGCACGCGCGGAAGGAAGACGTCGACTTGTCCACATCGGCACAAACGATGGCAGCGCAACGGGCGGCAATCACCGAATGGCGTCATACTCATGGCGAGCGGTTCGCGGAACTCAAAGCCATCACCCAACCGACGCTCGTCGTGAACGGGAATGATGACATCATGGTTCCGACCATCAATTCGTTCACACTTTCCCAGAGAATTCCCAACGCTCAACTGATCGTTTATCCGGATTCCGGGCATGGTTCGTTGTTTCAGTTTCCGGAGCTTTTTGTGGCGCATGGGCGGATCTTCCTGGATGGACCCGTTGCGGTCACTGGTCTCTAG
- a CDS encoding cyclopropane-fatty-acyl-phospholipid synthase (product_source=KO:K00574; cath_funfam=3.40.50.150; cog=COG2230; ko=KO:K00574; pfam=PF02353; superfamily=53335): MLLRFFLGQYIRRGTITFTTAKGTRFTCGDGTGEPVAIRFLTAAAERRLLLDPELALGEVFMDGALVMERGTIADLLAVALDQPDMAPRWAKLQWWLRYLVRHVQQFNPRGRSRNNVAHHYDLDGRLYSLFLDADKQYSCAYFETPESTLDDAQLAKKRHLAAKLLIKQGQRVLDIGSGWGGLGLYLAEMTGADVTGVTLSTEQLQVANTRAGEKQLSDSARFLLQDYRDIPGPFDRIVSVGMFEHVGVDHYDTFFKRCAELLTDDGVMMLHSIGRPEGPGITNPWIAKYIFPGGYIPALSEVLPAIERAGLLVSDIEILRLHYAETLKAWRERFMARREEAVRLYDERFARMWEFYLASSEMSFRKQNVMNFQIQITKRQDVVPFTRDYIEPEEDRLRQEESGTRATIQLAGE; this comes from the coding sequence ATGTTATTGCGTTTCTTTCTGGGTCAGTACATCCGGCGCGGTACGATAACTTTCACGACCGCCAAAGGCACTCGTTTCACCTGCGGCGACGGCACCGGCGAGCCGGTCGCGATCCGGTTTTTGACCGCCGCCGCCGAGCGCCGGCTTCTCCTCGACCCCGAGCTGGCGCTGGGCGAGGTCTTCATGGATGGCGCGCTGGTGATGGAGCGCGGCACGATCGCCGACCTCCTCGCCGTCGCGCTGGATCAGCCCGACATGGCGCCGCGCTGGGCCAAGCTGCAATGGTGGCTTCGCTACCTTGTCCGCCACGTCCAGCAGTTCAACCCGCGCGGACGGTCCAGGAATAACGTCGCCCACCACTATGACCTGGATGGCCGGCTGTACTCGTTGTTTCTCGATGCCGACAAACAGTACAGCTGCGCCTACTTCGAAACGCCGGAATCCACCCTGGACGATGCGCAACTCGCCAAGAAGCGCCACCTCGCGGCAAAATTGCTGATCAAGCAGGGCCAGCGCGTCCTCGACATCGGCTCCGGTTGGGGCGGTCTGGGGCTCTATCTGGCCGAAATGACCGGCGCCGACGTCACCGGGGTGACGTTGTCCACCGAGCAGCTTCAGGTCGCCAATACCCGCGCCGGCGAGAAGCAATTATCGGATTCCGCGAGATTTCTGCTGCAGGATTATCGCGACATTCCCGGCCCGTTCGACCGCATCGTCTCGGTCGGGATGTTCGAACATGTCGGGGTCGACCACTACGACACCTTCTTCAAGCGCTGCGCCGAATTGCTGACTGATGACGGCGTCATGATGCTGCATTCGATCGGACGCCCGGAGGGGCCGGGGATCACCAATCCGTGGATTGCAAAGTACATCTTCCCGGGCGGCTACATCCCTGCCCTTTCGGAAGTACTGCCGGCGATCGAGCGCGCGGGCCTGCTCGTCTCCGACATCGAAATTTTGCGGCTGCATTATGCAGAAACGCTGAAGGCGTGGCGCGAACGCTTCATGGCGCGGCGCGAGGAAGCGGTACGGCTTTACGACGAGCGCTTTGCGCGGATGTGGGAATTCTATCTGGCGTCTTCGGAGATGTCGTTCCGCAAGCAGAACGTGATGAACTTTCAGATCCAGATCACCAAGCGACAAGACGTCGTGCCGTTCACAAGGGACTATATCGAACCCGAAGAGGACCGGCTGCGCCAGGAAGAAAGCGGCACGCGGGCGACGATACAATTGGCCGGCGAATAA
- a CDS encoding putative TIM-barrel fold metal-dependent hydrolase (product_source=COG2159; cog=COG2159; ko=KO:K07045; pfam=PF04909; superfamily=51556), producing MIQDVFVVDASAHSYNLGEDNYAVGRYSKAVVDAFYGAHYGLSPVGYRLPREKFTRDWTLAETATMLFVESDYDFACHHVTPINAFKDGGCSIEKAREARERWPKRFQVYAGVDPVFPERALDSLEQQVEELKPVGLKLYPNSYSADGVIGWHMDDPEIAFPVFQRALDLGLKVVAIHKAIPLGPVPMDHYRMDDIDAAAAAFPDLQFEVVHGGFAFIEETAFQLARFPNVWVNLETTSNLAAAKPAAFERVMAGLIAHAGEAALDRIVWASGCSVLHAEPPLRWFWERFQFSEEIREQEGLPEITEEIKRKILGLNYLRMHGLNAKVLAKNIEGDEFAVERAKGKPEPYATTLSKGFTE from the coding sequence ATGATTCAGGACGTATTCGTTGTCGATGCATCGGCACATAGCTACAATCTTGGAGAAGATAATTATGCTGTAGGTCGGTATTCGAAAGCCGTTGTCGATGCCTTCTATGGCGCTCACTATGGCCTGTCCCCAGTGGGATATAGGCTTCCACGTGAAAAATTCACGCGCGACTGGACGCTCGCGGAAACCGCAACGATGCTGTTCGTCGAAAGCGACTATGACTTCGCATGTCATCATGTCACTCCGATAAACGCTTTCAAGGACGGTGGGTGCAGCATAGAGAAAGCCCGGGAGGCCCGCGAAAGATGGCCCAAGCGGTTTCAGGTTTATGCTGGAGTGGACCCTGTATTTCCGGAGCGGGCGCTCGACTCGCTTGAGCAACAGGTCGAGGAGTTGAAGCCGGTCGGCCTCAAGCTTTATCCGAACAGCTACTCTGCGGACGGTGTCATCGGATGGCATATGGATGATCCGGAAATCGCATTTCCGGTGTTTCAGCGGGCCCTCGATCTAGGGCTCAAGGTCGTCGCTATCCATAAGGCCATCCCCCTTGGACCTGTGCCAATGGATCACTACCGGATGGACGACATCGATGCGGCCGCTGCAGCATTTCCCGATTTGCAGTTTGAGGTCGTGCATGGTGGTTTTGCGTTCATCGAGGAGACGGCGTTTCAACTCGCGCGATTTCCGAACGTCTGGGTGAACCTCGAAACCACCTCGAACCTTGCGGCGGCCAAGCCGGCCGCCTTTGAGCGGGTCATGGCTGGCCTGATCGCCCACGCCGGCGAAGCCGCGCTGGACCGGATCGTGTGGGCCTCAGGTTGCAGTGTTCTACACGCTGAGCCGCCGCTCCGTTGGTTCTGGGAGCGTTTTCAGTTCTCGGAAGAGATACGTGAACAGGAAGGCCTCCCGGAAATCACTGAAGAGATCAAGCGGAAAATCCTCGGACTCAATTATCTTCGAATGCATGGGCTTAACGCGAAAGTCCTCGCGAAGAACATCGAAGGTGACGAATTCGCCGTTGAACGGGCGAAAGGGAAGCCGGAGCCGTACGCAACCACTCTCTCAAAGGGGTTTACAGAATGA
- a CDS encoding pimeloyl-ACP methyl ester carboxylesterase (product_source=COG0596; cath_funfam=3.40.50.1820; cog=COG0596; pfam=PF00561; superfamily=53474), which translates to MVHTRPEMIHVRPEMVHTHQTAPTQFVEANGVRFAHRRFGKPDGVPLVFNQHFTGTMDHWDPAVTDGLATTREVILFNNAGISSTSGEVPASVEEMAVNAAAFIRALGLAKVDVLGFSLGGLVAQALTVAEPDLVRRLVLVGTGPRGGEGMASLTPEAQAVFGSTYAHPDEMWLGVFFTPTEASQAAGRAFLKRFRRRQEGRDPEVSEKVGPAQITAIAKWGAPRAGTFDYLRGITHPTLVINGSNDVIIYTVNSFILQQNLPNAQLILYPDSNHGSQYQYPALFVADVTRFLDALVPFPMQKDTDHG; encoded by the coding sequence ATGGTTCATACCCGTCCAGAAATGATTCACGTCCGCCCAGAAATGGTTCATACCCACCAGACCGCGCCGACGCAGTTCGTCGAGGCCAACGGCGTCCGCTTCGCCCATCGCCGTTTCGGTAAGCCGGACGGAGTACCGCTCGTCTTCAACCAGCACTTCACCGGGACGATGGACCATTGGGATCCGGCGGTGACCGATGGCCTCGCGACGACGCGGGAGGTAATCCTGTTCAACAACGCAGGCATTTCCAGCACGAGCGGGGAGGTGCCGGCCTCGGTCGAAGAAATGGCGGTCAACGCGGCGGCGTTCATCAGGGCGCTTGGCCTAGCCAAGGTCGACGTCCTGGGTTTTTCGCTTGGCGGCCTCGTCGCGCAGGCGCTGACTGTCGCCGAGCCTGATCTGGTCCGCCGCCTGGTCTTGGTGGGGACGGGGCCGCGGGGCGGCGAGGGCATGGCGAGCTTGACGCCTGAGGCTCAGGCCGTGTTCGGCTCGACGTATGCACACCCGGACGAGATGTGGCTTGGCGTTTTCTTCACACCGACCGAGGCGAGCCAAGCTGCTGGCCGGGCATTTCTAAAGCGGTTCCGCCGGCGCCAAGAGGGGCGCGACCCGGAGGTGAGCGAGAAGGTCGGGCCTGCGCAGATCACCGCGATTGCTAAATGGGGTGCTCCGCGTGCGGGCACGTTTGATTATCTCCGAGGGATTACCCACCCGACGCTGGTGATCAACGGAAGCAATGACGTGATCATCTATACCGTGAATTCGTTTATTCTTCAGCAGAACTTGCCCAACGCGCAGCTCATCCTCTATCCGGATTCCAACCACGGGTCGCAGTACCAATATCCCGCGTTGTTCGTCGCGGACGTGACGCGGTTTTTAGATGCCTTGGTACCGTTTCCAATGCAGAAGGATACAGATCATGGCTGA